A single region of the Cucumis melo cultivar AY chromosome 3, USDA_Cmelo_AY_1.0, whole genome shotgun sequence genome encodes:
- the LOC103502592 gene encoding transcription factor BHLH089 produces MDPPTLINQPSFPTTPNANPNITPFNLSEIWHFPIHGGTSVEDSGPALALRMAHLAHNLTHFGDIAIGNPEVSPTDPVPLQLQQRLPHGHGVSKKRRDSEQDSPKVSSTSNGNNANANSSAGNDSGGKRVKTAACRDDNHESKTEAEPRSGKTEQNSQPTPEQPKQDYIHVRARRGQATDSHSLAERARREKISERMKILQDLVPGCNKVIGKALVLDEIINYIQSLQRQVEFLSMKLEAVNSRIGPGIEVFPPKDYGQQTFDSSGVAFGSQATREYSRGSSPEWLHMQIGGGFERTT; encoded by the exons ATGGATCCACCTACTCTCATCAACCAACCTTCATTTCCAACTACCCCTAATGCCAATCCCAATATCACCCCTTTCAATCTTTCTGAGATCTGGCACTTCCCAATTCATGGCGGAACATCCGTTGAGGATTCTGGACCTGCTCTTGCCCTCAGAATGGCCCATCTCGCTCATAATTTGACCCACTTTGGAGACATTGCCATTGGGAATCCAGAGGTTTCCCCTACTGACCCAGTTCCTTTGCAATTGCAGCAGAGACTACCTCATGGTCATGGCGTTTCCAAGAAGCGCCGTGATTCAGAGCAAGATTCGCCTAAAGTCAGTTCGACTAGTAATGGCAACAATGCCAATGCCAATAGCAGTGCTGGG AATGATTCTGGTGGAAAACGCGTTAAGACAGCGGCGTGTAGAGATGATAATCACGAATCCAAAACAGAAGCGGAACCCAGATCTGGGAAGACCGAACAGAACTCCCAGCCTACTCCAGAACAACCCAAACAGGATTACATCCATGTGCGAGCGAGAAGGGGCCAAGCAACTGATAGCCATAGTCTCGCCGAAAGG GCTAGAAGAGAAAAGATAAGTGAGAGAATGAAAATTCTACAAGACTTGGTCCCTGGGTGTAATAAG GTCATTGGAAAAGCGCTTGTACTTGATGAGATAATAAATTACATTCAATCTCTTCAGCGTCAGGTTGAG TTCTTGTCAATGAAACTCGAAGCAGTTAATTCGAGAATTGGCCCTGGCATTGAAGTGTTTCCTCCAAAAGAT TATGGTCAACAAACATTCGATTCAAGCGGTGTTGCGTTTGGTTCACAAGCAACAAGAGAATACAGCCGTGGCTCATCACCAGAATGGTTGCATATGCAGATTGGTGGTGGTTTCGAAAGAACGACGTAG